One stretch of Mycolicibacterium fallax DNA includes these proteins:
- a CDS encoding GAP1-N2 domain-containing protein yields the protein MTAPERFAQLTYTSFDAPGTAGGWQVKQVLGRITEPEQRLLVANVHTTLNPVGGVPTYPSPEQIAELPRRLCYRPVESGAGYWHTVAAGTDSTGRPGNVFAHVLLDRTPAPTAIRPIERWRSADWLTPYGPAAVGAAVLPAREPGVGTAITAQTVLDFACATDVWRLGTLCVLLDAVLAAMRTNSTVVLGAASPDTAARWIGLVSYLMSAGTAARFGFSTFDRATELSQRAEHLIAVPESDLDAITERDLVLIGESEPVSLGELGGQPHRTARGREVPVTEWSVMAQVALIDPVEAAVLLDAIDDVASRVDDDGLHPALPMAMAVLAREEFADAAAEARAVIAEWSPPQLAASPEVGRLVADEVSRRAGVSTEDAARAACAATGGLAQALTAVYLTRACADTDWLDRPAALPVPACRLEAATLDPAVRTELSARLAALRAAGPARLLRAVDLLGSVGLGALTGPVLDADLAGLLADPERGPELIARLPGPVGSGVRRALAQRLFGKSDGGVPRLHPRVLDWLAEACERPTVVAAAAADPGHPVWIAAVVHALRALGTGSDALGDRQLAYWWLARRGAGADRLEPIAGTEPWEPAALLAAVGPRGPFPGAVTAATLLTATAGPDTVELAGRVIGAGADDRAVACAAVWGLSPAEWIGNGYLGSHFAAYTPFWDTEAAALGPALGRDFVARLLLIAVLAATAGARPPALLASAQIDPMLTAETAYQVEQLVASGTIEADGVLAAVLLSAENGHSEPGVGPVLGALGPRLSDRADPEAVAAAVARITGDNDLRRCRRLVSKNLSGTNGSR from the coding sequence GTGACGGCGCCGGAGCGCTTCGCCCAGCTGACCTACACCTCCTTCGACGCCCCCGGCACCGCCGGCGGCTGGCAGGTCAAGCAGGTGCTCGGCCGGATCACCGAGCCGGAGCAGCGGCTGCTGGTCGCCAACGTGCACACCACCTTGAACCCGGTGGGCGGTGTGCCGACCTACCCGTCGCCCGAGCAGATCGCCGAGCTGCCGCGGCGGCTGTGCTACCGCCCGGTCGAGTCGGGTGCCGGCTACTGGCACACCGTGGCCGCCGGCACCGACAGCACCGGCCGGCCCGGCAACGTGTTCGCGCACGTGCTGCTGGACCGCACCCCCGCCCCGACCGCGATCCGGCCGATCGAGCGCTGGCGCTCGGCGGACTGGCTGACCCCCTACGGCCCGGCCGCCGTCGGCGCCGCCGTGCTGCCGGCCCGGGAACCCGGGGTGGGCACCGCAATCACCGCGCAGACCGTGCTGGACTTCGCCTGCGCCACCGACGTGTGGCGGCTGGGCACGCTGTGCGTGCTGCTCGACGCGGTGCTCGCGGCGATGCGGACCAACTCCACCGTGGTGCTGGGCGCCGCGTCGCCGGACACCGCCGCGCGGTGGATCGGGCTGGTCAGCTACCTGATGTCGGCCGGCACCGCCGCCCGGTTCGGGTTCAGCACCTTCGACCGGGCCACCGAGCTGTCCCAGCGCGCCGAGCATCTGATCGCGGTGCCGGAGTCCGACCTGGACGCCATCACCGAGCGTGACCTGGTGCTGATCGGGGAGTCCGAGCCGGTGTCGCTCGGCGAACTCGGCGGCCAGCCGCACCGCACCGCCCGCGGCCGGGAGGTGCCGGTCACCGAATGGTCGGTGATGGCGCAGGTCGCGCTGATCGATCCGGTGGAGGCGGCGGTGCTGCTCGACGCGATCGACGACGTGGCCTCCCGGGTCGACGACGACGGCCTGCACCCGGCGCTGCCGATGGCGATGGCGGTGCTGGCCCGCGAGGAGTTCGCCGACGCCGCCGCCGAGGCCCGCGCGGTGATCGCCGAGTGGTCCCCGCCGCAGCTGGCCGCCAGTCCGGAGGTCGGCCGGCTGGTCGCCGACGAGGTCAGCCGCCGCGCCGGGGTCAGCACCGAGGACGCCGCGCGGGCGGCCTGCGCGGCCACCGGCGGCCTGGCCCAGGCCCTGACCGCGGTGTACCTGACCCGGGCCTGCGCGGACACCGACTGGCTGGATCGGCCGGCCGCGCTGCCGGTGCCGGCCTGCCGACTGGAGGCGGCCACCCTGGACCCGGCGGTGCGCACCGAGCTGTCGGCCCGGCTGGCGGCGCTGCGCGCGGCGGGCCCGGCCCGGCTGCTGCGCGCGGTCGACCTGCTGGGCTCGGTCGGGCTGGGCGCGCTGACCGGACCGGTGCTCGACGCCGACCTGGCCGGTCTGCTTGCCGACCCCGAGCGCGGCCCCGAGCTGATCGCCCGGTTGCCCGGCCCGGTCGGTTCGGGGGTGCGACGGGCGCTGGCGCAGCGGCTGTTCGGCAAGTCCGACGGCGGGGTGCCGCGGCTGCACCCGCGGGTGCTGGACTGGCTGGCCGAGGCCTGCGAGCGGCCCACCGTGGTCGCCGCGGCGGCCGCCGATCCGGGCCACCCGGTGTGGATCGCCGCCGTCGTGCACGCGCTGCGGGCGCTGGGCACCGGATCGGACGCGCTCGGTGACCGGCAGTTGGCCTACTGGTGGCTGGCCCGCCGCGGCGCCGGCGCCGACCGGCTGGAGCCGATCGCCGGGACCGAGCCGTGGGAACCGGCGGCGCTGCTGGCCGCGGTCGGCCCGCGCGGACCGTTCCCCGGGGCGGTCACCGCGGCGACGCTGCTGACGGCCACGGCCGGACCCGACACGGTGGAACTGGCCGGCCGGGTGATCGGCGCCGGTGCCGACGACCGGGCGGTGGCCTGCGCGGCGGTGTGGGGCCTGAGCCCGGCCGAGTGGATCGGCAACGGCTACCTGGGCAGCCACTTCGCCGCCTACACCCCGTTCTGGGACACCGAGGCCGCCGCCCTCGGGCCGGCGCTCGGCCGCGACTTCGTCGCCCGGCTGCTGCTGATCGCGGTGCTCGCCGCGACCGCCGGGGCTCGGCCGCCCGCGCTGCTGGCGAGCGCGCAGATCGACCCGATGCTGACCGCCGAGACCGCCTACCAGGTGGAGCAGCTGGTCGCATCGGGGACCATCGAGGCCGACGGTGTGCTGGCCGCGGTGCTGCTGTCGGCCGAGAACGGGCATTCCGAACCCGGCGTCGGCCCGGTGCTGGGCGCACTCGGGCCGCGGCTGTCCGACCGTGCCGATCCGGAGGCCGTCGCCGCCGCGGTGGCCCGGATCACCGGCGACAACGACCTGCGCCGGTGCCGACGGCTGGTCAGCAAGAACCTGTCCGGGACGAATGGGAGCAGATGA
- the kstR2 gene encoding TetR family transcriptional regulator KstR2 has translation MEKEPTRREELLELAAAMFAERGLKATTVRDIADAAGILSGSLYHHFSSKEQMVEEVLGTFLNWLFTRYREILATETNPLARLRGLFLASFEAIEHHHAEVVIYQDEAKRLSGQPRFAFVDERNREQREMWVGLLREGIAAGEFRADIDVDLVYRFIRDTTWVSVRWYRPGGPLTAEQVGRQYLDIVLGGITDADSAHR, from the coding sequence GTGGAGAAGGAGCCGACCCGGCGCGAGGAGCTGCTCGAGCTCGCCGCGGCCATGTTCGCCGAGCGGGGGCTCAAGGCCACCACGGTGCGCGACATCGCCGACGCCGCGGGCATCCTCTCCGGCAGCCTGTATCACCACTTCTCCTCCAAGGAACAGATGGTCGAGGAGGTGCTCGGCACCTTCCTGAACTGGCTGTTCACCCGCTACCGGGAGATCCTGGCCACCGAGACCAACCCGCTGGCCCGGCTGCGCGGACTGTTCCTGGCGTCCTTCGAGGCCATCGAGCACCACCACGCCGAGGTGGTCATCTACCAGGACGAGGCCAAGCGGCTGTCCGGCCAACCGCGGTTCGCCTTCGTCGACGAGCGCAACCGGGAGCAGCGCGAGATGTGGGTCGGGCTGCTGCGCGAGGGCATCGCGGCGGGCGAGTTCCGCGCCGACATCGACGTCGACCTGGTCTACCGCTTCATTCGTGACACCACCTGGGTGTCGGTGCGCTGGTACCGGCCCGGGGGCCCGCTGACCGCCGAACAGGTCGGCCGTCAGTATCTCGACATCGTGCTCGGTGGCATCACCGACGCGGATTCGGCACACCGGTAA
- the fadA6 gene encoding steroid 3-ketoacyl-CoA thiolase FadA6, producing MTAQAYVVDAVRTAVGKRGGALSGVHPVDLGALAWQGLLGRVDVDPAAVDDVIAGCVDALGGQAGNIARLSWLAAGFPEEVPGVTVDRQCGSSQQAISFGAQAIMSGTADLIVAGGMQNMSQIPISSAMIVGEQFGFTSPTNESKLWLQRYGDQEISQFRGSEMIAQEWELSREDMERFALESHNRAFAAIKAGNFEAEILPVETDGGTFRVDEGPRESSLEKLAGLKTLVDGGRLTAAMASQISDGSAAVLLASERAVREHGLTPRARIHHISTRGADPVRMLTGPIPATRYALEKTGLSIEDIDTVEINEAFAPVVMAWLKDTGADPARVNPNGGAIALGHPLGATGAKLFTTMLNTLERTGGRYGLQTMCEGGGTANVTIIERL from the coding sequence ATGACTGCACAGGCCTATGTCGTTGACGCGGTGCGCACCGCGGTTGGAAAGCGCGGCGGCGCGCTCTCGGGGGTGCACCCGGTCGACCTCGGCGCGCTGGCCTGGCAGGGCCTGCTGGGCCGCGTCGACGTCGACCCCGCGGCCGTCGACGACGTCATCGCCGGCTGCGTGGACGCGCTCGGCGGGCAGGCCGGCAACATCGCCCGGCTGTCCTGGCTGGCCGCCGGATTCCCCGAGGAGGTCCCCGGGGTCACCGTGGACCGCCAGTGCGGATCCAGCCAGCAGGCGATTTCCTTTGGCGCCCAGGCGATCATGTCGGGCACCGCGGACCTGATCGTGGCCGGCGGCATGCAGAACATGAGCCAGATCCCGATCTCCTCGGCGATGATCGTCGGCGAGCAGTTCGGCTTCACCTCCCCGACGAACGAATCCAAGCTGTGGCTGCAGCGCTACGGCGACCAGGAGATCTCGCAGTTCCGCGGCTCGGAGATGATCGCGCAGGAGTGGGAGCTGTCCCGCGAGGACATGGAGCGCTTCGCCCTGGAGAGCCACAACCGGGCCTTCGCCGCCATCAAGGCCGGCAACTTCGAGGCCGAGATCCTGCCGGTGGAGACCGACGGCGGGACCTTCCGGGTCGATGAGGGGCCGCGGGAATCCAGCCTGGAGAAGCTGGCCGGGCTCAAGACCCTGGTCGACGGCGGCCGGCTGACCGCCGCGATGGCCAGCCAGATCTCCGACGGGTCGGCCGCGGTGCTGCTGGCCTCCGAGCGGGCGGTGCGCGAGCACGGGCTGACCCCGCGGGCCCGGATCCATCACATCAGCACCCGCGGCGCCGACCCGGTGCGGATGCTGACCGGCCCGATCCCGGCCACCCGGTACGCGCTGGAGAAGACCGGCCTGTCGATCGAGGACATCGACACCGTCGAGATCAACGAGGCGTTCGCGCCGGTGGTGATGGCCTGGCTCAAGGACACCGGCGCCGACCCGGCCCGGGTCAACCCCAACGGCGGCGCGATCGCGCTGGGCCACCCGCTCGGCGCCACCGGCGCCAAGCTGTTCACCACCATGCTCAACACCCTGGAGCGCACCGGTGGCCGCTACGGTCTGCAGACCATGTGCGAGGGCGGCGGCACCGCCAACGTCACCATCATCGAACGGCTCTAG
- a CDS encoding M15 family metallopeptidase, which produces MTRARTGAAVLAAAVLLAGCGSGPAPAPPAPTPAPPPAATPAPDGTPVSAAELGPSWHAGCPVGPGELRRVEVEHLGYDGKIHRGALIVHRSLVPQVRQIFAELLAVKYPIERIRTVERYPNAEDELSMRDNNTSAFNCRGIPGSDSWSLHAYGRAIDLNPLVNPYISKSGRLEPATAAEYVDRNRRHPGTLIGGDDAVRAFTDRGWSWGGDWTDPKDYQHFESPRR; this is translated from the coding sequence ATCACCCGGGCACGCACCGGCGCCGCCGTGCTGGCGGCGGCGGTGCTGCTCGCGGGCTGCGGCTCCGGCCCGGCCCCGGCGCCCCCGGCGCCCACCCCGGCCCCGCCGCCGGCGGCCACCCCGGCGCCCGACGGGACCCCGGTCAGTGCCGCGGAGCTGGGACCGAGCTGGCACGCCGGCTGCCCGGTCGGTCCCGGCGAGCTGCGCCGGGTCGAGGTCGAGCACCTCGGCTACGACGGCAAGATCCACCGCGGCGCGCTGATCGTGCACCGGTCGCTGGTGCCGCAGGTCCGGCAGATCTTCGCCGAGCTGCTCGCGGTGAAATACCCGATCGAGCGGATCCGCACCGTCGAGCGGTACCCGAACGCCGAGGACGAACTGTCCATGCGGGACAACAACACCTCGGCGTTCAACTGCCGCGGCATCCCGGGCTCGGACAGCTGGTCGCTGCACGCCTATGGCCGGGCCATCGACCTCAATCCGCTGGTGAATCCGTACATTTCGAAGTCCGGCCGGCTGGAACCGGCCACCGCCGCGGAGTATGTGGACCGCAACCGGCGCCACCCCGGCACGCTGATCGGCGGCGACGACGCGGTCCGGGCGTTCACCGACCGGGGCTGGAGCTGGGGCGGGGACTGGACGGATCCGAAGGACTACCAGCACTTCGAGTCGCCCCGGCGATGA
- a CDS encoding TetR/AcrR family transcriptional regulator: MFTTYTSFGEGVKTGYHHGSLAAALIEAGLELTRAGGPDALTIRAATRLAGVSPNAAYRHFADRDALLAAVSLAIQDRMVAQMGSARPAAAPTGRELLRAVGLGYIRFALAEPGWFTVAFFAAPSETARAAPFLALQQALDAMVTGGELSRDRRTDAEWPCWSAVHGFAGLALQGPLRGADPATLERLAERAVDDIIAGATRSAGSPSDPSSPRPSSSPGR; this comes from the coding sequence ATGTTCACAACGTACACTTCATTCGGCGAGGGAGTCAAGACGGGATATCACCACGGCAGCCTGGCCGCCGCACTCATCGAGGCCGGACTGGAACTCACCCGGGCCGGCGGGCCCGACGCGCTGACCATCCGCGCCGCGACCCGACTGGCCGGGGTGTCGCCCAACGCCGCCTACCGGCACTTCGCCGACCGCGACGCCCTGCTGGCCGCGGTGTCGCTCGCCATCCAGGACCGGATGGTGGCACAGATGGGGTCGGCGCGGCCCGCCGCGGCGCCCACCGGCCGGGAACTGCTGCGCGCGGTCGGGCTGGGCTACATCCGGTTCGCGCTGGCCGAACCCGGCTGGTTCACCGTGGCGTTCTTCGCCGCGCCCAGCGAAACCGCCCGGGCCGCACCGTTTCTGGCGCTGCAGCAGGCACTGGACGCGATGGTCACCGGCGGCGAGCTCAGCCGAGACCGCCGCACCGATGCGGAATGGCCGTGCTGGTCGGCGGTGCACGGCTTCGCCGGGCTGGCACTGCAGGGACCGCTGCGCGGCGCCGACCCGGCCACCCTGGAACGGCTCGCCGAGCGCGCCGTCGACGACATCATCGCCGGGGCGACTCGAAGTGCTGGTAGTCCTTCGGATCCGTCCAGTCCCCGCCCCAGCTCCAGCCCCGGTCGGTGA
- a CDS encoding DUF899 family protein, translating to MPANALPPIVDRRTWDEEIARLRVREKAATRELDDIAAARRRLPMLELPNYLLDSADGPVRLVDVFDGRSQLIVYSHMWSPGAQWQCSGCTGYTAQFREPHFLDNYDARFVVVTAGPIDEALAYRAAVGNLLPWYSTANSDFGADIGAPPGGGFMLNVFLRDGDRVFRSWYTTGRGIEALSHTFALIDALPYGRREDWQDSPTGWPQGPAYTGWQSSPEIAGHYGPG from the coding sequence ATGCCCGCGAATGCGCTACCGCCGATCGTCGACCGGCGGACCTGGGACGAGGAGATTGCCCGGCTGCGGGTCCGGGAGAAGGCCGCCACCCGGGAGCTCGACGACATCGCCGCGGCGCGCCGCCGGCTGCCGATGCTGGAACTGCCCAACTACCTGCTGGATTCCGCGGACGGGCCGGTGCGCCTGGTCGATGTCTTCGACGGCCGGTCGCAGTTGATCGTCTACAGCCACATGTGGAGTCCGGGCGCGCAGTGGCAGTGCTCGGGCTGCACCGGTTACACCGCGCAGTTCCGCGAACCGCACTTCCTGGACAACTACGACGCGCGATTCGTCGTGGTCACCGCGGGCCCGATCGACGAGGCGCTGGCCTACCGCGCCGCCGTCGGCAACCTGCTGCCCTGGTACTCCACCGCCAACAGCGATTTCGGCGCCGACATCGGCGCGCCGCCCGGGGGCGGCTTCATGCTCAATGTCTTCCTGCGCGACGGGGATCGGGTGTTTCGCAGCTGGTACACCACCGGCCGCGGCATCGAGGCGCTCAGCCACACCTTCGCGCTGATCGACGCGCTGCCCTACGGCCGGCGCGAGGACTGGCAGGATTCGCCGACCGGCTGGCCGCAGGGCCCGGCCTACACCGGCTGGCAGAGCTCGCCGGAAATCGCCGGGCACTACGGCCCCGGTTGA
- the ipdC gene encoding (3aS,4S,5R,7aS)-5-hydroxy-7a-methyl-1-oxo-octahydro-1H-indene-4-carboxyl-CoA dehydrogenase, protein MSPRLSTPLTELIGIEHPVVQTGMGWVAGARLVAATANAGGLGILASATMTLDELAVAVGKVKAATDKPFGINMRADAGDAGERVDLLIREGVRVASFALAPKPELIARLKEAGVVVIPSIGAAKHAKKVAAWGADAVIVQGGEGGGHTGPVATTLLLPSVLDAVADTGMPVVAAGGFFDGRGLAAALSYGAAGVAMGTRFLLTSDSTVPDAVKQRYLAAALDGTVVSTRVDGMPHRVLRTGLVEKLESGSPARGLAAAVANAQKFKKMTGMTWRSMVSDGLTMRKGKDLTWSQVVMAANTPMLLKAGLVDGDTEAGVLASGQVAGILEDLPSCAELVPAIVAEAIEQLNAATGLIRE, encoded by the coding sequence GTGAGCCCCCGGCTGAGCACCCCGCTGACCGAGCTGATCGGTATCGAGCACCCGGTCGTGCAGACCGGGATGGGCTGGGTGGCCGGCGCCCGATTGGTCGCCGCCACCGCCAATGCCGGCGGGTTGGGCATCCTGGCCTCGGCGACGATGACCCTCGACGAGCTGGCCGTCGCGGTCGGCAAGGTCAAGGCCGCCACCGACAAGCCGTTCGGGATCAACATGCGGGCCGACGCCGGCGATGCCGGCGAGCGGGTCGACCTGCTGATCCGCGAGGGCGTGCGGGTGGCGTCGTTCGCGCTGGCGCCCAAGCCCGAGCTGATCGCCCGGCTGAAAGAGGCCGGCGTGGTGGTCATTCCGTCGATCGGCGCGGCCAAGCACGCCAAGAAGGTGGCGGCCTGGGGCGCCGACGCGGTGATCGTGCAGGGCGGCGAGGGCGGTGGGCACACCGGCCCGGTCGCCACCACGCTGCTGCTGCCCTCGGTGCTCGACGCCGTCGCCGACACCGGGATGCCGGTGGTCGCCGCGGGCGGGTTCTTCGACGGCCGCGGGCTGGCCGCCGCGCTGAGTTACGGCGCGGCCGGGGTGGCGATGGGCACCCGGTTCCTGCTGACCTCGGACTCGACGGTGCCCGACGCCGTCAAGCAGCGCTACCTGGCCGCCGCCCTGGACGGCACCGTGGTGTCCACCCGGGTCGACGGCATGCCGCACCGGGTGCTGCGCACCGGGCTGGTGGAGAAGCTGGAAAGCGGTTCGCCGGCACGCGGATTGGCCGCCGCGGTGGCCAACGCGCAGAAGTTCAAGAAGATGACCGGGATGACCTGGCGGTCGATGGTCAGCGACGGCCTGACCATGCGCAAGGGCAAGGACCTGACCTGGTCGCAGGTGGTGATGGCGGCCAACACCCCGATGCTGCTCAAGGCCGGGCTGGTCGACGGCGACACCGAGGCCGGCGTGCTGGCCTCCGGTCAGGTGGCCGGGATCCTGGAGGACCTGCCGTCCTGCGCGGAGCTGGTCCCGGCGATCGTCGCCGAGGCCATCGAGCAGCTCAACGCCGCGACCGGGTTGATCCGGGAGTAG